The sequence below is a genomic window from Thermococcus sp. EP1.
TCTGTAATGGGCGGCCTATGGAGTGTGACATTAACTGATATTTTCCAGTGGGTCTGTGTAGTAGGTGGAATCATTGTTGCAGTTCCATATGGACTAAAAGTAGTAGGTGGATGGGATACTTTAACCTCAACCCTAGAACCATGGAGATTTAGCATAACTGCGGGAATAGGTTGGGAAACTATAATAAGTCTAACAATAATGTATCTTGCCAGTTTTACAGTAGGGCAGGAATATATACAAAGATATTTTGCAGCCAAAGATGATAAATCTGCAAAAACAGGTTCAATCATTGCTGCCATAACTTACTTTATCTTTGCATGGTTCCCAGCAATTTTAGGACTTATAGCCTTAGCTTACATAAAGATGGGACACACAATCCCATACATTGACCAATACGGAACTAGATATGTCCTTCCTGGTTTTGCTGTAGTTGCATTGCCCCCTGTTCTATTGGGTATTCTCTTTGCAGCATTAGTCTCAGCGACAATGTCAAGTGCAGATTCTGATCTTGTTGCTGGAACTGCTATTTTCGTCAATGATATTTACAAACCTTACATCAATCCTAATGCTACACACGAAGAATTAGGAAAAGTATCAAAGATAGTAACAGCTGTCTTAGGTATACTCTCAATACTTGTAGCCATGTTCAAAATAAATGTAATAGTCAAGGTACTCATGTTCTCATTCTCATTCAGAGCTGCCGGAATATTTGTGCCATACTTAATGAGCCACTATTGGGACAAAGGTAGCCGGATAGGTTCATTCATTGCAATATTGCTCGGCAGTTTGGTAGTGGGACTAGATGCTCTAGGAATAATCTCATTTGGGAAATGGGGAGCTGTTATCCCTGGTATAATCCTAAGCTTTATAGCTTTTGTTGTTTTTAGCTATATTTTCCCCGACAAACAACCTAAAACTTTCCAAGAGGTCTTCCAAACTTAATCTTTTTTTCTTTATACTTATAAATTAGACTTGGAGGTATGAGCAATGCACTTGAAGAATTATCTCTCAGATTTAAAAGGAAAAGATTTGATAACCACCCAAGAATGGAGTATAGATGAAATTAAGGCAACGATTGAACTAGCTAGGGAATTAAGAGAAATATATGAAAAAAATAACGGCAGGATTCCATGGAATTTCTTAGATAAGAAAACATTCATAATGTTATTTTATGCCTCCTCTACCAGGACGCGGTCAGCTTTTGAAACCGCAATGACTCTCTTAGGAGGTCATGCGCAGTTTATAACAAGCTCAATGACAAGAGAAGGTGAGGGCGAGAAACACAAAGACATAGCAAAAATGTACGAGATCTATGGGGAGGGTATTGGTATCAGATTGCTCGATCATGCTATTGATTTTATATATGGAAGAGGAAACAAAGTTCTTAGAGAATATGCCAAATATGCAGATGTTCCAATAATAAACATGGCTGATGATACTTTTCACCCCACACAAGCTATGGGAGACTACATGACTATAGAGGAGAAACTTGGAAAATTACAAGGCAAAAAATACGTATTAATGTGGGCATATGCCCCGGTTCCAAGAGGATACTGCAGTATTAACTCTGAAATGCTACTGGGTACTAGACTGGGAATGGATATAGTGGTGGCCCATCCTCCTGGCTTTGAGTTACCAGAAGAAATTGTTAAGATGGCAGAAGAAAACGCCAAGGCCAGTGGAGCTTCATTAGAATTCTCTAACAACTATAAAGAGGCTTTAGAAGGTGCACACGTAGTATTTCCTAGGTCCTGGATTTCACAAAGAATGGCAAGAGAAGGATATTCAAAATTCTGGGAAGAAGAAAGAAAGATTTATGAAAAATACAAAGATTGGAAACTTAAAATGGAAGATCTCGACTTAATGGATCCCAAAGGAATAATAACCCACGTATTACCAGTTTTACGTGGGCATGAAGCTGATGATGAGGTTATGGATTCTTCTAGATCGGTCATTTATGAGCAAGCTAGAAATAATCTCTTCGCAAAAGCTGCTGCCTTGCTTCAAACATTAGGTATAGTCGAATGAGGTGAGAGAGTATGTTAACTGAAAAACAACAACAAGAACTAATCGGTATTTGCCAAGAGCTGATAAGAAGACCTAGCCTTTCTGGAGAAGAGGATAACGTTGCAAAGTTCATTAAAAAAACAATGAACGAGCTTGGTTACGATGAGGTTTGGATTGATGAGTACGGCAACGTAATAGGAAAAATCGAAGGAAAAGAAAAAGGAAAGACCCTCATATTTGAGGGACACATGGACACAGTTCCAGTGACCAATCCCGAGGATTGGAAACATGATCCTTTTGGAGCAGAAATTGAGAATGGAAAAATATACGGACGGGGAACATCGGATATGAAAGGAGCCCTTTCAGCAATGGTCTATGGGGCCAGTTTAATTCCAAGGGAGAAAATAAAGGGAGATATCTACGTAGTTGGCGTAGTTATGGAGGAGATTTTCGAGGGAATAGCCTTTGGAAAAGTTCTTGATAAGATCCCAGCAGATTATGTGGTGTTGGGTGAATCAACAGAGCTCAACATCAACATTGGACAGCGGGGAAGGGCCGAAATAATTGTGAAGACAAAAGGAAAGCCAGCTCACTCTTCAAACCCTCAGGTGGGTGTTAATGCTGTTTATAACATGCTTCCTTTAATAGATGGAATAAGAAAACTCCCACTTCCATCTCACGAATTCTTGGGAGATGCAATTATCGAGCTTACAGATATTATATCAAAACCATACCCCGGCGCCTCAGTTGTCCCATACGAATGTAGAGTCACCTTTGATAGGAGATTAATAGTAGGAGAAACTGAAGAAAGCGTTTTAAAACCCATAAAAGATCTTATAGAAGAGTTAAGAGGCAAAATACCAAAGTTTGAGGCGGAGGTTGAAATTGCAACAGGAGAAGCTACGACATATACTGGAAAGCAAATTAAGGCTAAACGCTTTTTCCCCGCTTGGTTATTGGAAAAAGAGCATGAACTGGCTAAGAAGTCCTTAGATGCTGTTAATAATATTGGAATTCCTGCAAAATTCTCAAAGTATTCCTTCTGCACTGATGGAAGTCAAAGCGCTGGTATCAGAGGGATTCCCACAATTGGATATGGACCCTCAAAAGAGAGCTTGGCTCACGTGACGGATGAGTATATTGAGATAGATCATCTCATAAAGGCTGCAGAGGGATATATTGCCATAGCAAATGGCCTTTTGCGTTAAACCCCTATTTCATGAATTATTTGGAGGTGGAAAAATGGTAGGTAAAATAGCCAACAGCCCGGTTGATTTAATAGGGAACACTCCTATTGTAAGACTTTCTAAAATAGATAAAGACTATCCATTTGAAATATGGGCAAAATGTGAATTTATGAACCCCACTGGTAGCGTGAAAGACAGAATGGCTTATTACATGATAAAAGAGGCCGAGAAACAGGGAAAACTAAAACCTGGAATGACCATAGTAATAGCCACAACTGGAAACACAGGAATAGCCTTTGCTGCATGGGGAGCTTATTTTGGTTATGACGTGCTAATAGTCATGCCTGAGGAAATGAGCTACGAAAGAAAGCTCCTAGACATGCTCTTTGGTGCTAAGTTAATTTACACTCCCGGAGGAGAAAGTGACGCTATGGGTGCATTAGAATATGCGAAAAAGCTTGAGAAAGAAAATCCTGACAAATATGTGGCATTAGATCAGTGGGATGACGAAGCAAACTTCAAAGCTCATTATGAAACCACAGGGGCAGAGATAATAGAACAACTCGGAGCAGACACTATAAAGGGATTCGTAGCCGGAGTTGGCTCAGGAGGAACATTAGTAGGTGTTGCAAAGAGATTGAAAGATGCCAACCCTAAGATAATAACTGCAGGAATGGAGCCTGCGGAATGTCCAACGGCCGAAGGATGGTTCAAAAGTGGGGAACTAGGAGCTTGGGGAAGACATGAAGTGGAAGGAATTGGAGATGGATTTGTCCCAAGTCTAGTTGAGAAGTACAGAAAGTATCTGGATGACTGGGTTACCGTGAGCAGTGATGAAGCAATTGAAATGGCAA
It includes:
- a CDS encoding sodium:solute symporter, translating into MLPAIVYVIVVLYLLTLLGIGLYSARLVKTDIDFMLAGRRLGPILIAGTLAATEVGGGSSMGVAQKAFTDWGLSSAWYVLTMAIVFIILAFLAPKLRSTMVATVPEFFAKRYGKENHILTAIVLLLPMIGLTAIQIMASGIVLSILLGIDFKIAVLIMGAVAVFYSVMGGLWSVTLTDIFQWVCVVGGIIVAVPYGLKVVGGWDTLTSTLEPWRFSITAGIGWETIISLTIMYLASFTVGQEYIQRYFAAKDDKSAKTGSIIAAITYFIFAWFPAILGLIALAYIKMGHTIPYIDQYGTRYVLPGFAVVALPPVLLGILFAALVSATMSSADSDLVAGTAIFVNDIYKPYINPNATHEELGKVSKIVTAVLGILSILVAMFKINVIVKVLMFSFSFRAAGIFVPYLMSHYWDKGSRIGSFIAILLGSLVVGLDALGIISFGKWGAVIPGIILSFIAFVVFSYIFPDKQPKTFQEVFQT
- a CDS encoding ornithine carbamoyltransferase; translation: MHLKNYLSDLKGKDLITTQEWSIDEIKATIELARELREIYEKNNGRIPWNFLDKKTFIMLFYASSTRTRSAFETAMTLLGGHAQFITSSMTREGEGEKHKDIAKMYEIYGEGIGIRLLDHAIDFIYGRGNKVLREYAKYADVPIINMADDTFHPTQAMGDYMTIEEKLGKLQGKKYVLMWAYAPVPRGYCSINSEMLLGTRLGMDIVVAHPPGFELPEEIVKMAEENAKASGASLEFSNNYKEALEGAHVVFPRSWISQRMAREGYSKFWEEERKIYEKYKDWKLKMEDLDLMDPKGIITHVLPVLRGHEADDEVMDSSRSVIYEQARNNLFAKAAALLQTLGIVE
- a CDS encoding YgeY family selenium metabolism-linked hydrolase, whose amino-acid sequence is MLTEKQQQELIGICQELIRRPSLSGEEDNVAKFIKKTMNELGYDEVWIDEYGNVIGKIEGKEKGKTLIFEGHMDTVPVTNPEDWKHDPFGAEIENGKIYGRGTSDMKGALSAMVYGASLIPREKIKGDIYVVGVVMEEIFEGIAFGKVLDKIPADYVVLGESTELNINIGQRGRAEIIVKTKGKPAHSSNPQVGVNAVYNMLPLIDGIRKLPLPSHEFLGDAIIELTDIISKPYPGASVVPYECRVTFDRRLIVGETEESVLKPIKDLIEELRGKIPKFEAEVEIATGEATTYTGKQIKAKRFFPAWLLEKEHELAKKSLDAVNNIGIPAKFSKYSFCTDGSQSAGIRGIPTIGYGPSKESLAHVTDEYIEIDHLIKAAEGYIAIANGLLR
- a CDS encoding PLP-dependent cysteine synthase family protein → MVGKIANSPVDLIGNTPIVRLSKIDKDYPFEIWAKCEFMNPTGSVKDRMAYYMIKEAEKQGKLKPGMTIVIATTGNTGIAFAAWGAYFGYDVLIVMPEEMSYERKLLDMLFGAKLIYTPGGESDAMGALEYAKKLEKENPDKYVALDQWDDEANFKAHYETTGAEIIEQLGADTIKGFVAGVGSGGTLVGVAKRLKDANPKIITAGMEPAECPTAEGWFKSGELGAWGRHEVEGIGDGFVPSLVEKYRKYLDDWVTVSSDEAIEMARKIARTEALGVGISSGANVVAAIKLAERHNFGEGDRVVTILPDYAARYFSTRLFLKRRLTTEEHERMLELARED